A region from the Polyangiaceae bacterium genome encodes:
- a CDS encoding radical SAM protein, with translation MAPGTLTSADDKIQSHESAAHEKRNWVRLSYDCNNHCVFCLDSNAHDGTMRANLDIKVQIIEGRKKGATRLILSGGEPTMHPNFLDFVKLGARAGYPKIQTVTNGRMFAYPDFLQRAADNGLHEITFSLHGHTPKLHDRLVGTPGAFEEEVRGLRAALDSGRFIVNVDIVINKQNVKHLPQMLETFISWGVQEFDLLHVIPFGNAWTDARDHLFYDLEGNEESLRKAMEYSRRPDIHIWLNRFPPPYTEGFEELIQDPYKMTDEVRGRREEFDRYLALGEKLRCREPERCKHCYLQDLCDGLDAAIDDRSQTEVHVLRMAHPAPESGSLPRAEIAHVVAKDLADAAPLIDRAGANALWLELESFAGVEQRNDVVRCITRDGQELSRLLETPRPFAIVAQVCASTEPVLAALSPVPQGLILAQPDYARVTENLEHDVDLRALCQKMPAHVRTVNIPACIGGREPEPPVSTLDASMLGPDARLDMGHYTERYIAAGYRTKSRRCHGCRYDSQCRGVHINYVRAHGYRTLEPV, from the coding sequence GAGCGCGGCCCACGAGAAGCGCAACTGGGTGCGGCTGTCCTACGACTGCAACAACCACTGCGTGTTCTGTCTGGATTCCAACGCCCACGACGGCACCATGCGGGCGAACCTGGACATCAAGGTGCAGATCATAGAAGGCCGAAAGAAGGGTGCCACGCGGCTGATCCTGTCCGGTGGCGAGCCCACCATGCATCCCAACTTCCTGGACTTCGTGAAGCTGGGCGCCCGGGCCGGCTACCCGAAGATCCAGACGGTGACCAACGGGCGCATGTTCGCGTACCCGGACTTCCTCCAGCGCGCGGCGGACAACGGCCTGCACGAGATCACTTTCAGCCTGCACGGGCACACGCCCAAGCTCCACGACCGCCTGGTGGGCACTCCGGGCGCCTTCGAAGAAGAGGTGCGGGGCCTGCGGGCGGCGCTCGACAGCGGGCGTTTCATCGTGAACGTGGACATCGTCATCAACAAGCAGAACGTGAAGCACCTGCCACAGATGCTGGAGACGTTCATCTCCTGGGGCGTGCAGGAGTTCGACTTGTTGCACGTGATCCCCTTCGGCAACGCCTGGACCGACGCGCGGGATCACCTGTTCTACGACCTGGAAGGCAACGAGGAGTCGCTCCGGAAAGCGATGGAGTATTCGCGACGCCCCGACATCCACATCTGGCTCAATCGCTTTCCGCCGCCCTACACCGAGGGCTTCGAAGAGCTGATCCAAGATCCGTACAAGATGACGGACGAGGTGCGCGGTCGTCGGGAGGAGTTCGACCGCTACCTCGCCCTCGGGGAGAAGCTCCGCTGTCGGGAGCCGGAGCGCTGCAAGCACTGCTACCTCCAAGATCTGTGCGACGGTCTGGACGCCGCCATCGACGACCGCTCCCAGACGGAGGTCCACGTGCTGCGGATGGCGCACCCAGCGCCCGAAAGCGGCAGCTTGCCGCGCGCCGAGATCGCTCACGTGGTGGCCAAGGACTTGGCGGACGCCGCGCCGCTCATCGACCGCGCCGGAGCGAACGCGCTGTGGCTCGAGCTCGAGAGCTTTGCCGGCGTGGAGCAGCGAAACGACGTCGTCCGTTGCATCACCCGCGACGGCCAGGAGCTGTCGCGCCTGCTGGAAACGCCGCGGCCATTCGCCATCGTCGCCCAGGTGTGTGCCAGCACGGAGCCCGTCCTCGCGGCGCTGAGCCCGGTGCCCCAAGGTCTGATCCTCGCGCAGCCGGACTACGCACGGGTGACGGAGAACCTCGAGCACGACGTCGACCTGCGCGCGCTGTGCCAGAAGATGCCCGCCCACGTGCGCACCGTGAACATTCCCGCGTGCATCGGCGGGCGCGAGCCCGAGCCACCCGTCTCCACGCTCGACGCCTCCATGCTGGGCCCGGACGCGCGGCTCGACATGGGTCATTACACCGAGCGCTACATCGCCGCCGGGTATCGCACCAAGAGCCGCCGCTGCCACGGCTGCCGCTACGACTCCCAGTGCCGGGGCGTGCACATCAACTACGTCCGCGCCCACGGGTACCGCACGCTCGAGCCTGTCTGA
- a CDS encoding tryptophan 7-halogenase, producing MPTPELDLLVIGGGPAGSTAAAIAARAGLRVRVLEADEHPRPHVGESLLPGIVPILAEIDALADVEAHGFNPKTGTTHWNWGTTPEWDLWFADTDTYDHAWLVNRAEFDAILHKAAERAGAEVQQRTLARELLWDGDRLVGVRHRKRGSEEDEFSHARYVIDASGQAALIARNLKTRSVMDGLRHQASWAHYEGAGTLPPPRENQALFVAEKRHWLWLFPFGGGKASVGIVRLDDGEGKESQRTAAFDETVAASEAFSKVLGQGAKRVTPVRTQRDWSYRVANVTGPGWLMAGDSSGFIDPVLSTGVFLAMHAGRHAARTVVDIVNGDKPEADALSKYSKHHRELFGDLLRMVRFYYQQTLSQDDYFWESKRILMRPDTELKPQKAFLILTSGLVRNLAFDSREEATRARRERALTGSAPDVDDGNLVLPEQLGFVCFQIAFDDGSEKPAQLYLLIEPKDPAAPSLFRTPSFDVNCLAPRYDNDAIAQPALEPHLRALGRAIRSEDTVAGESLAAFWKRSGATVVAAVRGLPEQFRVVRVFGE from the coding sequence ATGCCGACGCCCGAGCTCGACCTCCTCGTCATTGGTGGGGGACCCGCTGGCAGCACCGCCGCAGCCATCGCTGCCAGGGCGGGGCTTCGCGTGCGGGTACTGGAAGCGGACGAACATCCGCGGCCCCACGTGGGGGAAAGCCTATTACCGGGCATCGTTCCGATCTTGGCGGAGATTGACGCGCTCGCGGACGTGGAGGCCCACGGCTTCAACCCGAAGACGGGCACCACGCATTGGAACTGGGGCACCACGCCGGAGTGGGACCTGTGGTTCGCGGATACGGACACGTACGACCACGCGTGGCTGGTGAACCGCGCGGAGTTCGACGCCATCTTGCACAAGGCGGCGGAGCGCGCGGGGGCGGAGGTCCAGCAGCGGACGCTGGCGCGGGAGCTGCTTTGGGATGGGGACCGGCTGGTGGGCGTTCGGCACCGCAAGCGCGGTTCGGAAGAGGACGAGTTTTCCCACGCTCGCTACGTGATCGACGCCAGCGGACAGGCGGCGCTCATCGCCCGGAACCTCAAGACCCGCAGCGTGATGGACGGCCTGCGGCACCAGGCGTCCTGGGCCCACTACGAAGGCGCCGGTACGCTTCCGCCGCCGCGGGAGAACCAGGCGCTGTTCGTGGCCGAGAAGCGCCACTGGCTGTGGCTGTTTCCCTTCGGGGGCGGCAAGGCGTCGGTGGGCATCGTGCGGCTGGACGACGGCGAAGGCAAAGAGAGCCAGCGCACGGCTGCGTTCGACGAAACCGTGGCCGCCAGTGAAGCGTTCTCCAAGGTGTTGGGACAAGGCGCGAAGCGCGTGACGCCGGTGCGCACCCAGCGAGACTGGAGCTATCGCGTGGCGAACGTCACCGGGCCCGGCTGGTTGATGGCGGGGGATTCCTCCGGCTTCATCGATCCGGTGCTTTCCACCGGCGTGTTCCTCGCGATGCATGCGGGGCGGCACGCGGCGCGCACGGTGGTGGACATCGTCAACGGCGACAAGCCCGAGGCGGACGCGCTCTCGAAATACTCCAAGCACCACCGTGAGCTGTTCGGCGACTTGCTCCGCATGGTGCGCTTCTACTACCAGCAGACGCTGTCTCAGGATGACTACTTCTGGGAGTCCAAGCGCATCTTGATGCGACCGGACACGGAGCTGAAACCGCAGAAGGCGTTCTTGATCCTCACCAGCGGTCTGGTGCGAAACCTCGCTTTCGACAGCCGCGAAGAAGCCACCCGCGCGCGGCGGGAGCGGGCCCTCACCGGCAGCGCTCCGGACGTGGACGACGGCAACTTGGTGCTTCCGGAGCAGCTCGGCTTCGTGTGCTTTCAGATCGCCTTCGACGACGGCAGCGAGAAGCCGGCGCAGCTGTACCTGCTGATCGAGCCGAAGGATCCGGCGGCCCCCAGCCTGTTTCGCACGCCGAGCTTCGACGTGAATTGCTTGGCGCCGCGCTACGACAACGACGCCATCGCCCAGCCGGCGCTGGAGCCGCACCTGCGCGCCTTGGGCCGCGCCATCCGCAGCGAGGACACCGTGGCCGGGGAGTCCCTGGCGGCATTCTGGAAGCGCTCCGGAGCGACGGTGGTCGCTGCCGTGCGGGGCTTGCCGGAGCAGTTCCGCGTCGTGCGCGTGTTCGGAGAGTGA
- a CDS encoding cobalamin B12-binding domain-containing protein: MTIGTITARAGATLEGDAPERLRVVGAERLSRDDFAELVVRGRAAGVRTVTVVPSGAPLDPRALADGGADEIEIVAYTTVPGEHDAITRRRDSHAALLATMTRIAETPLGVRVVIPLLSRRVQDLAALVVDCLARCPRAVAVELTLPATFPRRTDILMPEPMEALRERIAASAQAAKERGVPLTTRGIAFCLLPASQRRSAESTARGPDDVMAEGCGRCLRQGECRGVPRYYADAYGLDALTPLEELEDGVGIDPAAHPEPTRGPIAPRDASRFRVVLVNLCEATWGYGPGAAEYLRAELLARLGERVDVEILFLVNQSADAAADAIWEMEPDVVGFSCYSWNLADSGAVSRRLKARGARFPIVWGGVSFAFLDRDASWFSWWDAVDAVARGSGESTLVQLVERLLAGPRRIDHVLPGLLLPRAGGVEVGPPAIPPSRLDDLASPYLSGTVYQVARPTIEMARGCQFQCAFCSDAKDSREGRMVAHSVERIAQEISAVTRWPGASWIDAGASTANVTDAVFEDVCAAIRQGDPEGRLRYGFQLYPALARPAQREALRGVNVGALHFGVQSLTPATFGAIRRGTRLSHVERALSVFEGVGPLELSLILGLPGETFDSFRQVFDELVRFSELRLVVNRLLVLPGTQLHLHRRALGLEIEEERYYRIRSTPSMSARDLRRAQDYVIDRACALPDLVKDGEARVRWVNFDAQRSFAAPAEYGASFLPA, encoded by the coding sequence GTGACCATCGGGACCATCACCGCCCGGGCGGGCGCGACGCTCGAGGGCGACGCGCCGGAGCGACTCCGCGTGGTGGGCGCGGAGCGACTTTCCCGCGACGACTTTGCGGAGCTCGTGGTGCGCGGCAGGGCCGCGGGGGTTCGCACGGTGACGGTGGTGCCCAGCGGCGCGCCCCTCGACCCGCGCGCCTTGGCGGACGGTGGTGCAGACGAGATCGAGATCGTGGCGTACACCACCGTGCCCGGCGAGCACGATGCGATCACGCGCCGGCGCGACTCCCACGCCGCGCTGCTCGCCACCATGACGCGCATTGCCGAGACGCCCCTCGGCGTCCGCGTCGTGATTCCGCTGCTCTCGCGCCGCGTGCAAGATCTCGCCGCGCTGGTCGTGGATTGCCTGGCCCGCTGTCCCCGCGCCGTGGCCGTGGAGCTGACGCTGCCCGCGACGTTTCCGCGGCGCACCGACATCCTGATGCCCGAACCGATGGAGGCGTTGCGAGAGCGGATTGCTGCCTCCGCGCAGGCGGCGAAGGAGCGCGGCGTGCCGCTCACCACCCGCGGCATTGCCTTCTGCCTGTTGCCCGCGTCGCAGCGGCGCTCTGCGGAATCCACGGCGCGGGGACCCGACGACGTGATGGCCGAGGGCTGCGGGCGCTGCCTGCGGCAGGGCGAGTGCCGCGGCGTGCCCCGCTACTACGCCGATGCCTACGGCCTCGACGCGCTCACGCCGCTGGAAGAGCTGGAAGACGGCGTCGGCATCGATCCCGCGGCCCACCCCGAGCCTACGCGCGGTCCCATCGCGCCGCGGGATGCGAGTCGCTTTCGCGTGGTGCTCGTGAACCTGTGCGAGGCCACCTGGGGCTACGGCCCCGGCGCCGCGGAGTACTTGCGGGCGGAGCTCCTCGCGCGGCTCGGTGAGCGCGTGGACGTGGAGATCTTGTTCCTGGTGAACCAGAGCGCGGACGCCGCCGCGGACGCCATCTGGGAGATGGAGCCGGATGTGGTCGGCTTCTCTTGCTACAGCTGGAACCTGGCGGACAGCGGCGCGGTGAGCCGGCGGCTGAAGGCACGCGGCGCACGCTTTCCGATCGTGTGGGGCGGCGTGTCCTTCGCGTTCCTCGATCGCGATGCGAGCTGGTTCAGCTGGTGGGACGCGGTGGACGCCGTGGCCCGGGGCTCCGGAGAAAGCACGCTGGTGCAGCTGGTGGAGCGCTTGCTCGCGGGACCGCGGCGCATCGACCACGTGCTGCCGGGCCTGTTGCTGCCCCGTGCAGGCGGGGTGGAGGTGGGACCACCGGCGATTCCGCCGAGTCGGCTGGACGATCTGGCGTCCCCCTACCTGAGCGGCACGGTGTATCAGGTCGCGCGACCCACCATCGAGATGGCGCGTGGCTGTCAGTTCCAGTGCGCGTTCTGCAGCGACGCCAAGGACAGCCGCGAAGGGCGCATGGTGGCCCACTCCGTGGAACGCATCGCACAGGAGATTTCCGCCGTCACCCGTTGGCCCGGCGCCAGCTGGATCGACGCGGGTGCCAGCACGGCGAACGTCACGGATGCCGTGTTCGAGGACGTGTGCGCGGCGATCCGCCAGGGCGATCCGGAGGGGCGTTTGCGCTACGGCTTCCAGCTGTATCCGGCCCTGGCGCGCCCGGCGCAGCGCGAGGCCCTGCGCGGCGTGAACGTGGGCGCGCTGCACTTTGGCGTGCAGTCGTTGACGCCGGCCACCTTCGGCGCCATTCGTCGAGGCACGCGGCTTTCCCACGTGGAGCGCGCGCTGAGCGTGTTCGAGGGCGTGGGCCCGCTGGAGCTGAGCTTGATCCTGGGATTGCCGGGCGAAACCTTCGACAGCTTTCGGCAGGTCTTCGACGAGCTGGTGCGCTTTTCGGAGCTGCGTCTGGTGGTCAATCGACTGCTGGTGCTGCCGGGCACCCAGCTGCACCTGCATCGCCGCGCCCTGGGCCTCGAGATCGAAGAAGAGCGCTACTACCGCATTCGCTCCACCCCCAGCATGAGCGCCCGGGATCTACGCCGCGCTCAGGACTACGTGATCGATCGCGCCTGCGCACTGCCGGATCTGGTGAAGGACGGCGAGGCGCGCGTGCGCTGGGTGAACTTCGACGCCCAGCGGAGCTTTGCCGCTCCCGCGGAGTACGGCGCGAGCTTCCTGCCGGCGTGA
- a CDS encoding DUF3943 domain-containing protein, producing the protein MGKILPAIIALGAFPATAFAQSEDDYFVTTQGLRVRQSDVYEAWFGSDRYQPNYLRAGVENGAMLLLELGIYWYEPNTSVVDWQFPNFAAKVTSHNALRFDDNLLRTNYMLHSTAGGVHYLMTRTNGFGIAPSFATAVASSVLYETVLEWLEVISINDLIVTPFGGMAAGETMHLIGDYVNSEQPAVRTEVRGTAGSVTRDFAGLTLGLPRNVHDEMDTPPSPYAVERDALGLSTAYAHEFHLRLGQEALFDGDRRGEMIVGRGELWIAAMPGFLRPGRFHRWFSNGNFASVKLRIGGGNGGEAGDVRFHSHLAGYYAQNIGSGLGTATEVALASGLRYVDRRELDLRQHYGMVHLPHPVATLWLRQGGVVAEIGARVSPDFASITSASYQRYAEENGVLGTRATLKRHGYAHSFGISGEAFASLRFGDVVIGASAEHGRYTTIDHFDRLQEEIRRPTHGTEAMTELSARLELEPQGSPVSARFEASELRNDSHLDSHYGPYQSSTRVRRLSAELGLSF; encoded by the coding sequence ATGGGCAAGATCTTGCCCGCGATCATTGCGCTGGGCGCGTTTCCGGCCACGGCATTCGCGCAATCCGAGGACGACTACTTCGTGACCACGCAAGGCCTGCGCGTTCGCCAGAGCGACGTGTACGAAGCCTGGTTCGGTTCGGATCGCTACCAGCCCAACTACCTGCGCGCCGGCGTGGAAAACGGCGCCATGCTGCTCCTGGAGCTCGGGATCTACTGGTACGAGCCGAACACCAGCGTGGTGGACTGGCAGTTCCCGAACTTCGCGGCCAAGGTCACGTCGCACAACGCGTTGCGATTCGACGACAACCTGTTGCGCACGAACTACATGCTGCACTCCACCGCGGGTGGCGTGCACTACCTGATGACGCGCACGAATGGCTTCGGTATCGCTCCGTCCTTTGCCACGGCTGTGGCGTCGTCCGTGCTGTACGAGACCGTGCTCGAGTGGCTGGAGGTCATCAGCATCAACGATCTGATCGTGACGCCCTTCGGCGGAATGGCCGCGGGCGAGACGATGCACTTGATTGGCGACTACGTGAACAGCGAGCAGCCCGCGGTGCGCACCGAGGTGCGGGGTACGGCGGGATCGGTGACGCGAGACTTTGCCGGCCTCACGTTGGGGCTGCCCCGGAACGTGCACGACGAAATGGACACGCCGCCGTCGCCGTACGCCGTGGAGCGGGACGCGCTGGGGCTCTCTACCGCCTATGCTCACGAGTTTCATCTGCGCTTGGGGCAGGAGGCGCTGTTCGACGGAGATCGTCGGGGCGAGATGATCGTCGGCCGGGGTGAGCTCTGGATTGCCGCCATGCCCGGGTTCTTGCGACCGGGTCGCTTCCACCGTTGGTTTTCCAACGGAAACTTTGCATCGGTGAAGCTGCGAATCGGCGGAGGCAATGGGGGAGAAGCCGGTGACGTTCGCTTTCACTCGCACCTGGCCGGCTACTACGCGCAGAACATCGGTTCCGGTTTGGGCACCGCCACGGAGGTCGCCCTCGCCAGCGGCCTTCGCTACGTGGATCGTCGCGAGCTCGATCTCCGACAGCACTACGGCATGGTGCACTTGCCCCACCCGGTGGCCACCCTATGGTTGCGTCAGGGAGGCGTCGTTGCCGAGATCGGCGCCCGCGTTTCGCCCGACTTCGCGTCCATCACCTCGGCGTCGTACCAGCGCTACGCCGAAGAGAACGGAGTCCTCGGCACCCGGGCCACCCTCAAGCGCCACGGCTACGCCCACTCCTTCGGCATTTCCGGCGAAGCCTTCGCGTCGCTTCGGTTCGGCGACGTGGTGATCGGCGCTTCCGCAGAGCACGGCCGCTACACCACCATCGACCACTTCGATCGCCTGCAAGAGGAGATCCGGCGCCCGACGCACGGCACTGAAGCGATGACCGAGCTCAGCGCGCGCCTCGAGCTCGAGCCCCAGGGCTCACCGGTTTCGGCCCGCTTCGAGGCGAGCGAGCTCAGAAACGACAGCCACCTCGACTCCCACTACGGGCCCTATCAGTCGAGCACCAGGGTCCGGCGTCTGTCCGCCGAGCTCGGGCTCAGCTTCTGA
- a CDS encoding endonuclease/exonuclease/phosphatase family protein: MLRFFSIVICFVVLGCGERPLEPRDPTPGVPHYVFKSYNVESHQENDTPTVEAVGAGNADIVALQEVTPEWETVLRARYAEQYPHQLYQSKPGAAGLAVLAKFPVRDGGWHPGAGSEWPPGWHVLVDTPSGTLQLLDVHLRSAHTGNGNVVSSYLKTNQDHAHQMALFYEDCGEDYPTLVMGDFNEETSGGGVKFLESHGFRNALPLYHPGQYTWRHKSVANQFTQTLDHILFDYRFEPLNAWVQRIGNSDHIPVLAHLEAAEPWKPLPLPQPQSRDGELLVDHVW; the protein is encoded by the coding sequence TTGCTGCGCTTCTTCTCGATCGTGATTTGTTTCGTGGTGCTGGGCTGCGGAGAGCGCCCGTTGGAACCGCGGGATCCGACCCCCGGCGTTCCGCACTACGTGTTCAAATCCTACAATGTCGAGTCCCACCAGGAGAACGACACGCCGACGGTAGAGGCCGTGGGCGCGGGCAACGCGGACATCGTGGCGCTGCAAGAGGTGACGCCGGAGTGGGAAACGGTGCTCCGCGCGCGCTACGCCGAGCAGTATCCGCATCAGCTGTATCAGTCCAAGCCGGGGGCCGCCGGTCTCGCGGTGCTCGCCAAGTTCCCGGTGCGCGATGGCGGCTGGCACCCGGGCGCCGGCTCGGAGTGGCCGCCGGGGTGGCACGTGTTGGTGGACACGCCGAGCGGCACGCTGCAGCTCCTGGACGTGCACTTGCGCTCGGCCCACACCGGCAACGGCAACGTCGTCAGCTCCTACCTGAAGACGAACCAGGACCACGCCCACCAGATGGCCCTGTTCTACGAGGACTGCGGGGAGGACTACCCGACGCTCGTGATGGGGGATTTCAACGAGGAAACCAGCGGCGGCGGCGTGAAGTTCCTCGAGTCCCACGGCTTCCGCAACGCGCTGCCGCTGTACCACCCGGGGCAGTACACCTGGCGCCACAAGTCCGTGGCGAACCAGTTCACCCAGACGCTGGATCACATCCTGTTCGACTATCGCTTCGAGCCGCTGAATGCCTGGGTGCAGCGCATCGGCAACTCGGATCACATCCCGGTGCTCGCCCACCTGGAAGCCGCCGAGCCGTGGAAGCCCCTACCCCTGCCGCAGCCGCAGTCCCGTGACGGAGAGCTGCTCGTCGATCACGTGTGGTGA
- a CDS encoding radical SAM protein: MARPLHWLEISADYRCNNRCIGCFSVLDDGGPSMSSREIAAALVTARERGATSLWLGGGEPTLRKDLVATVRRARELGYQRVKLQTNGMLLAYPEFTERLVSAGVTEVNFAIKGARAETHDRLTRTPRCHELMLKGMAEARRHALSLEGDILVYRSNMAELPDMVRQYAEAGLARFNVWLFSATDQGDRDLSQQVPRISDVMPFIVQALDEHPERPADFISSLHTPPCTIPKSHRRAAFHAADLRLWVQNPGGYGFFLEESPIEGGHYLPGCAGCALRKDCGGVRQDYLAIHGDAELAPES, from the coding sequence GTGGCGCGTCCCCTTCACTGGCTCGAGATCAGCGCGGATTATCGCTGCAACAATCGCTGCATCGGTTGCTTCTCGGTGCTGGACGACGGCGGGCCGAGTATGTCGTCGCGGGAGATCGCGGCGGCGCTCGTCACGGCGCGGGAGCGCGGGGCCACGAGTCTGTGGCTCGGCGGTGGGGAGCCTACGTTACGGAAGGATTTGGTCGCGACGGTGCGACGCGCCCGAGAGCTCGGCTACCAGCGCGTCAAGCTGCAGACGAACGGCATGCTGCTGGCGTATCCGGAGTTTACGGAACGCTTGGTGTCAGCGGGCGTCACGGAGGTGAACTTCGCGATCAAGGGCGCGCGCGCGGAAACGCACGATCGCCTCACGCGCACGCCCCGCTGCCACGAGCTGATGCTGAAGGGCATGGCGGAAGCGCGGCGCCACGCGCTGAGCCTGGAGGGGGACATCTTGGTGTACCGCTCCAACATGGCGGAGCTTCCGGACATGGTCCGGCAGTACGCCGAAGCCGGGCTCGCGCGCTTCAACGTGTGGCTCTTTTCGGCGACGGATCAGGGCGATCGAGACCTGAGCCAGCAGGTGCCGCGCATCTCCGACGTGATGCCCTTCATCGTCCAAGCACTGGACGAGCACCCGGAGCGCCCCGCGGATTTCATCAGCTCGCTGCACACGCCGCCCTGCACCATCCCGAAGAGCCACCGGCGCGCGGCGTTTCACGCGGCGGACCTCCGTCTGTGGGTGCAAAACCCCGGCGGCTACGGCTTCTTCTTGGAAGAGTCGCCCATCGAGGGCGGGCACTACCTGCCCGGCTGCGCGGGCTGCGCGCTGCGGAAGGATTGCGGCGGCGTGCGCCAGGACTACCTCGCCATTCACGGCGACGCGGAGCTGGCTCCCGAGAGCTGA
- a CDS encoding TIGR03790 family protein, whose translation MRFAFIFVALALIGCGSDDGGSPSKNGTDSGTGGSGGSGGSGGTAGMDAGADAQGDAAPADGGAGDSGADAGPSAPTVLFPKSALAPEELAVLVNENDPVSVELGDYYLKQRGIPQKNLIKLKLTVQNVMPVAELTTAQSAIDAAIDDTIQGYVITWTKPYRADCMSVTSAFALGYDKKYCNTTGGACGATASIDYFGSDSVAPRTDHKVMPAMMLAAKNADDAKALVDRGVAADDTFPPGKGFFVRTTDKARSVRWPTFQQTVSEWDRPDGLEVSYVDNSDGTGENTIHDQTDLLYYFTGLAKVADIETNSYRPGAVADHLTSYGGQVPTSGQMSVVAWLEAGATGSFGTVVEPCNYTSKFPNTKVLLEKYFAGATLLEAYWKSVAAPGEGLFVGEPLARPWGKETATFDASTSTLTIETTHLDPTKSYAIESADAESGPFSPVQGGITVPAFRKETITVSGATAKFYRLVQE comes from the coding sequence ATGCGGTTCGCCTTCATCTTCGTCGCGCTCGCGCTCATCGGCTGTGGCTCGGACGACGGCGGCAGTCCGTCGAAGAACGGCACGGACTCCGGCACGGGCGGCAGCGGCGGCAGCGGCGGCAGCGGCGGCACGGCCGGCATGGACGCCGGCGCGGACGCCCAAGGCGACGCCGCGCCCGCCGACGGCGGCGCGGGCGACAGCGGCGCGGACGCCGGCCCTTCGGCGCCCACGGTGCTGTTCCCCAAGTCCGCGCTCGCCCCGGAAGAGCTGGCGGTGCTCGTCAACGAGAACGACCCCGTGTCCGTGGAGCTCGGCGACTACTACCTGAAGCAGCGCGGCATCCCGCAGAAGAACCTGATCAAGCTGAAGCTCACGGTGCAGAACGTGATGCCCGTAGCGGAGCTCACCACCGCACAGAGCGCGATCGACGCTGCCATCGACGACACCATCCAGGGCTACGTGATCACCTGGACCAAGCCGTACCGCGCCGACTGCATGTCCGTCACCAGCGCCTTCGCCCTCGGGTACGACAAGAAGTACTGCAACACCACCGGCGGAGCGTGCGGCGCCACGGCGAGCATCGACTACTTCGGCTCCGACTCCGTGGCGCCGCGCACGGACCACAAGGTGATGCCGGCCATGATGCTCGCCGCCAAGAACGCCGACGACGCCAAGGCGCTGGTGGACCGGGGCGTCGCCGCGGACGACACCTTCCCGCCCGGCAAGGGCTTCTTCGTGCGCACCACGGACAAGGCGCGCAGCGTGCGCTGGCCGACCTTCCAGCAGACGGTGAGTGAGTGGGATCGCCCCGACGGCTTGGAGGTGAGCTACGTGGACAACTCCGACGGCACCGGAGAAAACACCATCCACGATCAGACGGACCTCCTCTACTACTTCACCGGCCTGGCCAAGGTCGCCGACATCGAGACCAACAGCTACCGCCCCGGAGCCGTCGCCGATCACCTCACCAGCTACGGCGGACAGGTGCCCACCAGCGGCCAGATGAGCGTCGTGGCTTGGCTGGAGGCGGGCGCGACCGGGAGCTTTGGCACCGTGGTGGAGCCCTGCAACTACACCTCCAAGTTCCCCAACACCAAGGTGCTGCTCGAGAAGTACTTTGCCGGCGCCACGCTGCTCGAAGCCTACTGGAAGAGCGTGGCCGCTCCGGGAGAGGGCCTCTTCGTCGGAGAGCCGCTGGCGCGGCCTTGGGGCAAGGAGACGGCGACCTTCGACGCGAGCACGAGCACGCTCACCATCGAGACCACGCACCTGGATCCCACCAAGAGCTACGCCATCGAGTCCGCGGACGCCGAGAGCGGACCGTTCTCGCCGGTGCAGGGCGGCATCACCGTCCCGGCGTTCCGCAAAGAGACGATCACCGTCAGCGGCGCCACCGCCAAGTTCTATCGCCTGGTGCAGGAGTAG
- a CDS encoding DUF423 domain-containing protein, translating to MPWLKVSAVVGFLAVALGAFGAHGLRGKISDSLLNAYHTGVLYHLVHGAVLLALALYARSAKVDVGLPAGLLLAGIVLFSGSLYVMAITGIGRLGIITPFGGLCFLAGWVAIFVKLGRA from the coding sequence ATGCCCTGGCTCAAGGTCTCCGCCGTGGTGGGGTTTCTCGCGGTCGCTCTCGGCGCCTTCGGTGCCCACGGCCTGCGTGGGAAGATCTCCGACAGCCTGCTGAACGCGTACCACACGGGTGTGCTCTATCACCTGGTGCACGGCGCCGTGCTGCTTGCCCTGGCGCTGTATGCCCGCTCCGCCAAGGTGGACGTGGGCCTCCCGGCGGGGCTGCTGCTCGCGGGCATCGTGCTGTTCTCGGGCTCGCTGTACGTCATGGCCATCACCGGCATCGGCCGGCTCGGCATCATCACGCCCTTCGGCGGCCTGTGCTTCCTGGCGGGCTGGGTGGCCATCTTCGTGAAGCTCGGCCGCGCCTGA